A genomic segment from Bacillus cereus G9842 encodes:
- a CDS encoding serine hydrolase domain-containing protein: MQTAEKLDCIIKEECKNINGMLVVQKDNVVFENYYNGYSPDNAFHVASVTKTIISALIGICIDKGYIKSVDQKVIEFFPEYTLKASDITVRHLLTMTAPYPFTDWQEPLEELCTQEDWVQYTLNRMGNGGEIGSFKYSSAGAHLLSAIITSTTGKSAREFANKYLFQPLDMREIPNYNMKAFGFDDLFGKDVKGWVHDPNGISTGGWGLTLTVRDMAKFAQMYLNEGIHNGKQILSKSWIIESIAMNSNQYGYLWWLREEDGIFSYCAMGDGGNMICCIPKQDLVVVIASEIIPNARDRWELIVKYILPYLQNN, encoded by the coding sequence ATGCAAACTGCTGAAAAGCTAGACTGTATTATAAAAGAAGAATGCAAAAATATTAATGGTATGTTAGTAGTGCAGAAAGATAATGTTGTTTTTGAAAATTATTATAATGGTTACAGTCCAGATAATGCGTTTCATGTAGCGTCAGTTACAAAAACGATAATCTCTGCGTTAATTGGGATATGTATAGATAAGGGCTATATAAAAAGCGTTGATCAAAAAGTAATAGAGTTTTTCCCTGAATATACACTTAAGGCATCTGACATAACAGTGCGACACCTCCTTACAATGACAGCACCATATCCTTTTACGGATTGGCAGGAACCGTTAGAAGAACTATGTACACAAGAGGATTGGGTACAGTATACACTTAATAGAATGGGGAACGGCGGAGAAATCGGATCTTTTAAATACTCATCTGCAGGAGCTCATTTACTATCAGCAATTATTACGAGCACAACAGGAAAAAGTGCTCGTGAATTTGCAAACAAATACTTATTTCAACCACTCGATATGAGAGAAATTCCAAACTATAATATGAAAGCATTTGGATTTGATGACCTATTCGGAAAAGATGTGAAAGGATGGGTTCACGATCCAAATGGTATTTCAACAGGCGGTTGGGGACTAACGTTAACGGTTAGGGATATGGCGAAGTTTGCACAGATGTATTTGAATGAAGGTATTCATAATGGAAAACAAATACTATCAAAATCATGGATAATAGAATCAATAGCGATGAATTCAAATCAATATGGTTACTTATGGTGGTTACGAGAAGAAGATGGAATCTTTTCATACTGTGCTATGGGTGATGGTGGGAATATGATTTGTTGTATTCCGAAGCAGGATTTGGTTGTAGTAATTGCTTCTGAAATTATACCGAATGCACGGGATAGATGGGAATTGATTGTGAAATATATTCTTCCTTACTTACAAAACAATTAA
- a CDS encoding ABC transporter permease gives MRLKSALMALKNRLLISIFLLIQFTFGLAAITLSINMLCNFHYLGNSSNSLLDLESTYFITYDEMTTDRLKADQFNKGQIEEVYKKMQQNKDVISYGTYEESIIELESSNRLLQEIMLEELKNKTFRDKNPTILIITIDENYYKLLNIPIKAGTGFSYQDFQKNSEEKTNVLLGPYFKKYFQIGDTINNQYTIIGFLPGNKFIINGNGANIYQKLDKAMLSPMPIDRYEHYEIMFSRLHQSTIMNLKRDADVNKLQEMIQLKGSDVTLYLKNLGEEINEAVTSSMDTENIDLIVGSLFILFIIAGIVVTTIVSIMMRKREFGIKMVLGESKFGMFIQIVLENICIAIVGKFLSIVYFLWRYEDHLQVSKDFDMASVREINLNMPILLFVFLFLLVIIIISNLIVFLFIRKLEPKTLIGGME, from the coding sequence ATGAGACTAAAAAGTGCTCTTATGGCTTTGAAAAATAGATTGCTCATTTCCATATTTCTCTTAATACAATTCACGTTTGGATTAGCGGCAATAACCCTTTCCATTAATATGCTTTGTAATTTTCACTATCTTGGAAACAGTTCCAACTCGTTGCTAGATTTAGAAAGTACATATTTTATCACTTATGATGAGATGACTACTGATAGGTTGAAGGCAGATCAATTTAATAAAGGGCAAATCGAAGAAGTTTATAAAAAAATGCAGCAAAATAAAGATGTGATTTCGTATGGTACATACGAAGAGAGCATAATCGAACTAGAATCAAGCAATCGACTGCTCCAAGAAATTATGTTAGAAGAATTGAAAAATAAAACTTTTCGCGATAAAAACCCTACTATTCTTATAATTACAATAGATGAAAATTATTATAAATTACTGAATATACCTATAAAAGCTGGAACAGGCTTTTCTTATCAAGACTTCCAAAAAAATAGTGAAGAGAAAACGAATGTTTTACTAGGTCCTTACTTTAAGAAATATTTTCAAATAGGGGATACAATCAATAATCAATATACGATTATTGGATTTTTGCCGGGAAATAAATTCATTATAAATGGTAACGGAGCGAATATATACCAGAAATTAGATAAGGCTATGCTATCACCCATGCCAATTGATAGATATGAACATTATGAAATAATGTTTTCAAGATTACATCAAAGTACAATTATGAATTTAAAAAGAGACGCAGATGTAAACAAACTACAAGAAATGATTCAACTGAAGGGAAGCGACGTTACGTTGTACTTGAAAAATTTAGGAGAAGAAATAAATGAAGCCGTTACTAGTAGTATGGATACGGAAAATATCGATCTTATAGTAGGAAGTCTATTTATTTTATTTATAATAGCGGGAATTGTCGTAACGACAATTGTTTCCATCATGATGAGAAAGAGGGAATTTGGTATTAAGATGGTCCTTGGAGAAAGTAAGTTTGGGATGTTCATTCAAATTGTATTAGAAAACATATGTATTGCGATAGTTGGTAAGTTTTTATCGATAGTTTACTTTTTATGGAGATATGAGGATCATCTGCAAGTTTCGAAGGACTTTGATATGGCATCTGTACGCGAAATAAATTTAAATATGCCTATTTTATTATTTGTATTCCTATTCTTATTAGTGATCATCATTATTTCAAATCTCATTGTCTTCTTGTTTATTAGAAAACTTGAACCGAAAACATTAATAGGTGGGATGGAATAA
- the pdxR gene encoding MocR-like pyridoxine biosynthesis transcription factor PdxR: MEWKLDSDSKIPIYQQVVDFIEKRITYGELPPGSFLPSERKLATQLNVNRSTVTTAYNELRAMGIVESTTGKGTRVSTHMWGVSPTLTPNWRNFVEGGTFLPNLPLLRHIRAEVQQNENIIDFANGELGCNLYPHDQLQTILREQPLTHSLSYDHPQGYLPLRQAVVKYMKEYLKVEATEQSIMITSGAQQALHLIVQCLLNPGDAVAFESPSHCYSLPLFQSAGIRIFPLPVDEHGINPDDLQELYRKHRIKMIFLNPNFQNPTGTMLHPNRRKKLLSLCADLRIAIVEDDPSSLLTLEKKQPCPTLKSIDENGTVIYVHSLSKMIAPGLRVGWLVAPQSVVERLSDARHQMELGMSIFPQWLMQQFFETVPFQSHIVPLRKQLAEKRDVIVRALNEQLHDKISFSNPTGGIYIWGKLKEPINEKQIIMQSLKQEIAFMPGSIFGAKDGYIRLSYGKVDIDQIEEGISRLREAILVCENNFK, from the coding sequence ATGGAATGGAAGCTAGATAGTGACAGTAAAATCCCTATTTATCAGCAAGTGGTTGACTTTATTGAAAAACGTATTACATATGGAGAACTTCCTCCAGGAAGCTTCCTCCCTTCAGAACGGAAATTAGCTACGCAGTTAAATGTAAACAGAAGTACAGTAACGACTGCTTATAATGAACTTCGTGCTATGGGAATTGTAGAAAGTACGACTGGTAAAGGTACACGTGTGAGTACACATATGTGGGGCGTTTCTCCAACATTAACGCCGAACTGGAGAAATTTCGTAGAAGGTGGTACTTTTTTACCAAACTTACCACTACTTCGCCATATTCGGGCAGAAGTACAACAAAATGAAAATATTATAGATTTCGCTAATGGAGAACTCGGTTGTAATCTTTATCCTCACGATCAACTACAAACGATTTTACGTGAACAACCGTTAACGCATTCATTAAGTTACGATCATCCGCAAGGCTATCTCCCGCTAAGACAAGCGGTCGTAAAATATATGAAGGAATATTTAAAAGTTGAGGCGACTGAACAATCCATTATGATTACATCGGGCGCTCAACAAGCACTGCACCTTATCGTGCAATGTTTATTAAATCCAGGTGATGCTGTTGCTTTCGAAAGTCCTTCACACTGTTATTCCCTGCCGTTATTCCAATCAGCAGGTATTCGTATTTTCCCATTACCTGTCGATGAACACGGCATTAATCCAGACGATCTACAAGAGCTATACAGAAAGCACCGCATTAAAATGATTTTTTTAAATCCAAATTTCCAAAACCCTACGGGGACGATGCTTCATCCAAACCGTAGAAAAAAACTATTATCACTTTGCGCAGATTTACGAATTGCAATCGTTGAAGATGATCCATCTAGTTTGCTGACGCTAGAAAAGAAACAACCTTGTCCTACTTTGAAATCAATAGATGAAAATGGAACTGTCATTTATGTACATTCTTTATCAAAAATGATTGCGCCAGGATTACGAGTCGGTTGGCTTGTCGCCCCGCAGTCTGTCGTAGAGCGATTATCAGATGCACGGCACCAAATGGAATTAGGAATGAGTATTTTCCCGCAGTGGCTTATGCAACAATTTTTTGAAACTGTACCATTTCAGTCTCATATCGTACCGTTACGAAAACAACTAGCAGAAAAAAGAGACGTTATCGTTCGTGCCCTAAACGAGCAACTTCATGATAAAATCTCTTTTTCAAACCCTACTGGTGGTATATACATTTGGGGGAAATTAAAAGAACCTATAAACGAAAAACAAATCATTATGCAAAGTTTAAAACAAGAAATTGCTTTTATGCCAGGTAGTATTTTCGGTGCGAAAGATGGTTATATACGTTTATCTTATGGAAAAGTGGATATTGATCAAATTGAGGAAGGTATTTCTCGTTTACGCGAGGCTATTTTGGTATGTGAAAATAACTTTAAATAA
- a CDS encoding DUF3980 domain-containing protein, with protein MINRKCSRCKEITGTIHGGKKIKEEFLCEDCLQKGIASGEIELSQVEKEQTSYLSIKILKIMSVIYLIVSIITAFSAGAFIQDPGLGGISFSITGAVGVMIIGSIFQSVLVFCGIWVFILLVETVIKIYEKMK; from the coding sequence ATGATAAATCGAAAATGTTCAAGGTGTAAAGAGATAACGGGTACAATACATGGGGGTAAAAAAATTAAGGAAGAATTTTTATGTGAGGACTGTTTGCAAAAAGGAATTGCGAGCGGGGAAATCGAATTATCACAAGTGGAGAAAGAACAAACTTCGTATCTTTCTATAAAAATATTAAAAATAATGAGTGTTATTTATTTAATAGTATCAATTATAACCGCTTTTTCTGCTGGAGCATTTATACAGGATCCAGGGCTTGGTGGAATATCTTTTTCAATAACAGGTGCAGTTGGTGTTATGATAATTGGATCGATATTTCAGTCTGTTCTTGTATTTTGTGGAATATGGGTATTCATCCTTTTAGTAGAAACGGTTATTAAAATTTATGAAAAAATGAAGTGA
- a CDS encoding NUDIX hydrolase, which produces MISKLTFGSKKRTVHYVLRPSCYAVIFHSSSSMIAVIQKGDRYFLPGGGMEGNETKEECLHRELLEELGWAIKIDQYIGNAARYFYAEKEDTYYLNDGFFYIANMVQKQTENCGEDHVLRWMSPLLAVKLLIHDHQKWAVEQALLLRKQK; this is translated from the coding sequence ATGATTTCAAAACTTACGTTTGGCTCGAAAAAGCGTACCGTTCATTATGTATTAAGACCTAGTTGTTATGCAGTTATTTTCCATTCATCTTCTTCAATGATTGCTGTTATCCAAAAAGGTGACCGTTACTTTTTACCTGGTGGCGGTATGGAAGGTAATGAAACAAAAGAAGAATGCTTGCACCGTGAACTACTAGAGGAATTAGGATGGGCAATTAAAATTGATCAGTATATCGGTAATGCGGCTCGATATTTTTATGCAGAAAAGGAAGATACATATTATTTGAATGATGGATTCTTTTATATTGCGAACATGGTGCAGAAACAAACTGAAAACTGTGGGGAGGATCATGTTTTACGATGGATGTCTCCATTACTTGCTGTTAAGCTTCTCATTCACGATCATCAAAAATGGGCGGTTGAACAAGCACTTTTATTACGAAAACAAAAATGA
- a CDS encoding YaiI/YqxD family protein: MKIYVDADACPVKDVIIFEATNVEIPVTLVTSFSHYSNAEQPKGVETIYVDSGADAADYRIMQLAKKEDLIVTQDYGLASLALAKGCIVLHHKGYKYTNDNIEQLLQTRYLSAMVRKSGKRTKGPKPFTAEDKEKFRALFKSMIAH, encoded by the coding sequence ATGAAGATTTACGTTGATGCAGATGCTTGTCCTGTAAAAGATGTAATTATTTTTGAGGCTACGAATGTGGAAATTCCTGTTACCCTCGTTACTAGCTTTTCACATTATTCTAATGCAGAGCAGCCAAAAGGTGTCGAAACAATTTATGTTGATTCTGGAGCAGATGCTGCGGATTACCGGATTATGCAGTTAGCAAAAAAAGAAGATTTAATCGTAACGCAAGATTACGGTCTTGCTTCACTCGCTTTAGCAAAAGGCTGTATCGTACTACACCATAAAGGCTATAAGTATACGAATGACAACATTGAACAATTGTTACAAACACGGTATTTAAGTGCAATGGTTCGAAAAAGCGGTAAGCGTACAAAGGGACCGAAACCATTTACAGCAGAAGATAAAGAGAAATTTAGAGCGCTCTTTAAAAGTATGATCGCTCATTAA
- a CDS encoding DUF3892 domain-containing protein: protein MDNKDFEKVYNDYLHQGEEQAQFEVDHEVNSGAEQIVAVRKNDDGDLIAFKTSSGRELDYMTALEEAKSGKLAHVDVFHKYGRDIIRSEPDGIKENNLDNLPSF from the coding sequence ATGGACAATAAAGACTTTGAAAAAGTTTATAATGATTACTTACATCAAGGAGAAGAACAAGCTCAATTTGAAGTAGACCATGAAGTTAATTCAGGAGCAGAACAAATTGTTGCTGTTCGTAAAAATGATGATGGTGATTTAATTGCGTTTAAAACAAGTAGCGGGAGAGAGTTAGATTATATGACTGCCCTTGAAGAAGCAAAATCAGGGAAGTTAGCTCATGTAGACGTATTTCATAAGTATGGCAGAGATATTATACGTAGTGAACCTGATGGAATAAAGGAAAATAACTTAGATAATTTACCTTCATTTTAA
- a CDS encoding ABC transporter permease: MNLILKEIAVNIKIFIMLFIGFTLTILPILIAMSIRDYYDEKFYEYKNGYFKYYYAIQLTSFGELDFKAIQAITETSFKNSSVITNDMRTKLPGIGEVTMVGLINKNWSPPLIKGSHMEDGEENSVIVGKRIYKESETIKLFSREYRVKGVSAANTGYAYDYNVFVGLSDMPDEIKRRMQNENTFEMIVRSNENPKQEIDTFIRYVKQNRTDTNAKVINEKENYENEKSSNKAMRAQLTLPYSLLFIAVMNCIIASYFWIYTKKKSISLRKTLGASNLNLFVFIFSQLFICAIVAVICAICMQWILSTMNKSIVYVMGFTIHIDVFKVVMSVVISLFISFITAVIPFFKILKIEPAKALKE; encoded by the coding sequence ATGAATCTAATATTAAAAGAAATAGCAGTGAACATAAAAATATTCATTATGCTATTTATTGGATTTACTTTAACAATTCTGCCCATACTTATAGCGATGTCGATTCGAGATTATTACGATGAAAAATTTTATGAGTATAAAAATGGTTATTTTAAATATTACTATGCTATTCAGCTTACTAGTTTTGGGGAATTGGATTTTAAAGCAATCCAAGCGATAACAGAAACTAGTTTTAAGAATTCAAGTGTTATTACAAATGATATGAGAACCAAACTGCCAGGCATAGGTGAAGTAACGATGGTTGGTCTTATAAATAAAAATTGGTCTCCGCCTTTAATAAAGGGTTCTCATATGGAAGATGGGGAAGAAAATAGTGTAATTGTCGGAAAGAGAATTTATAAAGAATCTGAAACAATAAAACTGTTTAGTAGAGAATATAGAGTTAAAGGCGTGAGCGCTGCGAATACCGGATACGCATATGACTACAATGTTTTTGTCGGCTTAAGTGACATGCCTGATGAGATAAAGCGACGTATGCAAAATGAAAATACATTTGAAATGATAGTAAGGTCTAACGAAAATCCTAAACAAGAAATAGATACATTTATTCGGTATGTTAAGCAAAATAGAACTGATACAAATGCGAAAGTGATAAATGAAAAAGAGAATTATGAGAACGAAAAAAGCTCGAATAAAGCTATGAGAGCACAACTTACTCTTCCGTACAGTCTACTTTTTATTGCTGTAATGAACTGTATAATTGCGAGTTATTTTTGGATTTACACGAAGAAGAAGAGTATTTCCTTAAGGAAAACGTTGGGAGCAAGCAATTTGAATTTATTTGTATTTATATTTAGCCAATTATTCATATGCGCAATCGTTGCAGTCATTTGTGCGATATGTATGCAGTGGATTTTAAGTACAATGAATAAAAGTATAGTATATGTAATGGGTTTTACTATTCATATAGATGTTTTCAAAGTTGTGATGAGTGTAGTAATTTCCTTGTTTATTTCGTTCATCACCGCTGTAATACCATTTTTCAAAATACTTAAAATTGAACCTGCTAAAGCGTTAAAGGAGTAA
- a CDS encoding DMT family transporter, translated as MKRWQMEWLLVSVALVWGANYTIGKYGVAYMSSIQFNSLRFLVASPVLLLITFMMERSLRIERKDWLRLVVVGIVGTAMYQTMFMLSVKYTSATNASLLIAMSPIFTGILAVLHKQERFSMKVQIGSIVAFIGAAFVLLTGHTGGATYEYAWLGNVIGLVAAIAWGWYPILAQPLITKYSAMRVTSWSTLIGIVPLVIYCLFNVNSLTWPVDTPSWGSLAYSIIFATIFGLAMWYVGISQIGSTKVMVYMYLVPLFAVIFAAVTIGEQINMMQLVGGLIIFIGLYVVKKGGIKKPAFNLKKVS; from the coding sequence ATGAAAAGATGGCAAATGGAATGGCTCCTAGTATCAGTAGCGTTAGTATGGGGAGCAAATTATACAATAGGAAAGTATGGCGTGGCATATATGTCATCCATTCAATTTAATAGTTTACGATTTTTAGTAGCATCACCGGTCTTATTACTTATTACATTTATGATGGAACGCTCATTACGTATTGAAAGAAAAGATTGGTTACGATTAGTAGTAGTCGGTATCGTTGGTACGGCAATGTATCAAACGATGTTTATGTTATCTGTGAAATATACTTCAGCAACGAACGCCTCATTATTAATTGCGATGTCACCTATATTTACAGGGATATTAGCAGTATTGCACAAACAAGAACGTTTTTCGATGAAAGTACAAATTGGTTCAATAGTAGCGTTTATTGGTGCAGCATTTGTTTTATTAACAGGACATACAGGAGGAGCTACTTACGAATATGCGTGGCTCGGAAATGTAATTGGATTAGTCGCAGCAATTGCGTGGGGATGGTATCCAATATTAGCGCAACCTCTTATTACAAAATACTCCGCAATGAGAGTTACATCATGGTCTACTTTAATTGGAATTGTACCACTTGTTATATACTGTTTATTCAACGTAAACTCTTTAACATGGCCAGTAGATACGCCAAGCTGGGGTTCACTAGCATATTCAATCATCTTTGCGACCATCTTCGGACTAGCAATGTGGTATGTCGGTATTAGTCAAATAGGCTCAACGAAAGTAATGGTTTATATGTATCTCGTACCATTGTTCGCAGTTATCTTTGCGGCAGTTACAATTGGAGAGCAAATTAATATGATGCAACTCGTTGGCGGACTTATTATCTTCATCGGCTTATATGTTGTAAAAAAAGGCGGAATCAAAAAGCCTGCTTTCAATTTGAAAAAAGTCAGTTAA
- a CDS encoding GNAT family N-acetyltransferase, which translates to MQVRNIQGEDYVKIHSVLNDWWGGRDMAAMLPKLFFVHFQETSFIIEEDGETLGFLCGFFSQTYKDEAYVHFIGVNPKYRRRGIASTLYSYFFDIARANNRKVVKAITSPINKKSIQFHQEIGFRIEAGDDEVEGVSVHTNYDGNGGSRVLFLKNV; encoded by the coding sequence ATGCAAGTAAGAAACATCCAAGGGGAAGATTATGTAAAGATTCATTCTGTTTTAAATGATTGGTGGGGCGGTAGAGATATGGCTGCTATGTTGCCAAAACTGTTCTTCGTTCATTTTCAAGAAACGAGTTTTATCATTGAAGAAGATGGCGAAACGTTAGGTTTCTTATGTGGATTCTTTTCACAAACATATAAAGATGAAGCATATGTTCATTTTATCGGTGTCAATCCGAAGTATAGAAGAAGAGGAATCGCATCGACATTGTATTCTTATTTCTTTGATATCGCTCGTGCAAATAATCGTAAAGTTGTAAAAGCAATTACGTCACCAATTAACAAAAAGTCGATACAGTTTCATCAAGAAATCGGTTTTCGAATTGAGGCCGGGGATGATGAGGTAGAGGGTGTATCGGTACATACAAATTATGATGGGAACGGCGGTAGTAGAGTTTTGTTTTTGAAAAATGTGTAA
- a CDS encoding AraC family transcriptional regulator: MESKQSRNEYLRRIYKVQDYIESHINDSLSIEELADIAGFSKFHFHRIFKGIVDEPLSRYVNRLKLERATNLLTYRTDMTITHIAYHFGFTDSAVFSRTFKSHYGISPSQYRNDNSKNCKDVSETSQYNECKKVRGNVEIVTADNINVAYKRHIGTYEELTIAFPKMIEKLFHYAAVENYYVFEDTKVLTIYHDHHEFTEDNHLRTSLCITIPNESAVETNDIGIMVIPSGKYAVGHFEIFQDEYKGAWDFLYGEWLPNSGYKPRDSYPFEMYKNDPRQHPEKKHIVDIYVPIEPF, encoded by the coding sequence ATGGAGAGTAAACAAAGTAGAAATGAATACTTACGACGCATTTATAAAGTGCAAGATTATATAGAATCACACATAAATGATTCACTATCCATTGAAGAGCTAGCGGATATAGCAGGATTTTCAAAGTTTCATTTTCATCGGATTTTCAAGGGGATAGTAGACGAGCCATTATCACGGTATGTAAACCGATTGAAGTTAGAAAGGGCAACAAATCTACTTACATATCGCACAGATATGACGATTACACATATTGCGTATCACTTCGGGTTTACAGATTCAGCAGTTTTCTCCCGCACATTTAAAAGTCATTACGGAATAAGTCCATCTCAATATCGAAACGATAATAGCAAGAATTGCAAAGACGTAAGCGAAACTTCTCAATACAATGAGTGTAAGAAGGTTCGAGGAAATGTTGAAATTGTAACAGCGGATAATATAAACGTCGCATACAAAAGACATATCGGTACATATGAAGAGTTAACGATAGCTTTTCCAAAAATGATAGAGAAATTATTTCATTACGCAGCGGTGGAAAACTATTATGTATTTGAGGATACGAAAGTATTAACCATTTACCACGATCATCATGAATTTACTGAGGACAATCATTTAAGAACTAGTTTATGCATAACAATTCCAAATGAGTCCGCAGTAGAAACGAACGACATTGGAATAATGGTTATACCTTCTGGAAAGTATGCGGTAGGTCATTTTGAAATATTCCAAGATGAATATAAAGGAGCATGGGATTTCTTATACGGTGAGTGGCTTCCAAATAGCGGATATAAACCGAGAGATTCATATCCTTTTGAAATGTATAAAAATGACCCAAGGCAGCACCCGGAAAAGAAACATATAGTTGATATATATGTACCTATCGAACCTTTTTAA